GAAAATCATCGTCGATGCATCCAAGGATTCCCTCGATCCACGCTGGGCCACCCAATTATTTCTGGGTATGGGCGTCTACCCGATTGGAACGGTGGTGGAGTTGTCAGGGGGCGAGATCGGGATCGTGACAAAAAACCATTCTCATTCAGAGCGGCAGGAGGGGGCAGCCAGCAGGCTGGTGCAGACGTTTTCCGTTCTCATCCTGAAAAACCGGAGCGGTTTTCCGCTGACGAAACCCTTCATCAAAAATCTGACCTGGTCTCCCAAGGAACCTCCCCCCGTGACAAAAAACCATAACCATTCGGATTTCATGATCGACTGGGAACGGCTTCAGGGATTGGCCCCCTACTGGATGGGTTAAACGGGACCGGAGAGTTCGGAAAGAGCGCCCAGCGGTCCGTCCGGGCAGATGCTTCTGTAGACGCAGCGTCGACATTCTGCCGGATCGGTGGTTGTCCGGAATTGTTCTCTTCGGGCGATTCCCCGTTCGGGGTCGTCTATCCGGGAGAGGATCTCTTTTGCCATTGACCGGATATTCTCACTGGCAAGGCCAAGCATCTCTTCCGTGACCGGGGAGACGTCGAGGCGGTCCGGAGTGTAGGACAGGTAAACCGGGGCAAACCGGATCCGGCTGCTTTCGACCTTCCATTTTTCTTTCGAAAACAACGCATAAAGACCCAGCTGTTCCTCATGATTTCCGGATTTTTCCGGTTTCCCGGTTTTCCAGTCCAGAATCAAAATGCCGTCCGGAGTCTCAAGCGCGATATCAATCGTGACAAAAACAGGGAAATGAAGACTCGCCACTTCAGCGTCCATCGACTCCAGAACATCATCGTTCCGGAGCAGGGAGGAATACCCATTTTTCTGGATCTGTCGCAGGGCTTCGGAACGAAAAAAACCGTCGATGGCGGACAGGGCTCTTTCCACAACGCTTTTCCACTGCTGGTCTGAAACGGCGCTTTCGGGATCTTCATGCTCAAGCAAAAGCACCTTGTTTTTGGGACCGGGTGTCTTTCGGGGATGATCC
The sequence above is drawn from the Leptospirillum ferriphilum ML-04 genome and encodes:
- a CDS encoding PD-(D/E)XK nuclease family protein, coding for MAELVNRFSYSLSQGSQFRTCERQYWFSRYGSWGGWEREASPLAREAYRLKKLTNRYLWTGNRVHEAIRETLEFLRSGAQPDPGDVREQLLRRLREDFRGSRDHPRKTPGPKNKVLLLEHEDPESAVSDQQWKSVVERALSAIDGFFRSEALRQIQKNGYSSLLRNDDVLESMDAEVASLHFPVFVTIDIALETPDGILILDWKTGKPEKSGNHEEQLGLYALFSKEKWKVESSRIRFAPVYLSYTPDRLDVSPVTEEMLGLASENIRSMAKEILSRIDDPERGIARREQFRTTTDPAECRRCVYRSICPDGPLGALSELSGPV